Within Thermovirga sp., the genomic segment AACGAGCTGGCCAGGGAGGCTGACCTCTTCTTCGTGGTGGGATCGTCGCTCAACGTCACACCAGCAGCTCTTCTCCCCGCGTTGTCCGGGGGGAATATCGTGGTCGTGAACAAGGGAGAGATCGCCCTCCATTATCTTCCCCCCGAGCGGATCGACCTCCTCGTCGAAGAGGATATCGACACCTTCTTCCGGGCCGTCGGTAAAGTAAGAGCATCGGGCTGACCTCGTGCGATCCTTTTTCTCGTCGGCTACCGGGGATCTTAAAAGGAATCCCTTATCCTCCTCAAACCTTCTTCGAGAAGGCTCCTGGGGCAGGCTATGTTAAGCCGTTGCCAGCCGCTACCCTGGGTTCCGAACCAGTATCCAGGATCCAGCACTACCCTTCCTTTACATATGAGCCTCTCCGTCACGGCTTCGGGGGCGAGTCCCGAGGCGGACATATCCAACCATAGGAGGTAGGTCCCCTCGGGGGCGTGCACCTTTACCCAGGGCATCTCTCTTTGGAAGAAGGCTATGGCTCGGCCTATATTTTCCCTCATGTAACGAAGTGCGGACTTAAGCCAGTGGTCACCGTGGCGGTAGGCCGTTTCGGCAGCGACTAGGCCAAAGATGTTATGGGCCCCAATGCCGGTTGCCCTCAGGGATGCCTGGAAACCCTCTCGCAGAGCCCCGTCGTTTATGATCGTGTAGGCCGTCTGAAGGCCCGGGATGTTGAAGGTTTTGCTGGGACTAATACAGGTTATGACACGATCGGCCAAATCCGGTGCAACGGTGGCAGCAGGAACGTGGACAGAGGGTTCGAAAACAAGGTCGGCGTGGATCTCGTCGGATACCAAGAGTGTTTCCGTTTCCTGGCACAACCGGCAGACCCGCTCCAGTTCTTCCCTTGTCCACACCCTTCCCACAGGGTTATGGGGACTGCAAAGGAGCAGGATGCGATTTTTCCTGTCTTTGAGCAGGTTCTCCAGGCCTTCAAGGTTCATTCTGTAATAACCCTCCTCGTTGATGAGGGGGTTTTCCACCACTTCCCTGCCATTGTCCCTCACGATCCTGAAAAAGGGTGGATAGACCGGGGGCTGGATGACCACTCCGTCGCCGGGATCGGAAAAAGCCCTGATGGCAGCGCCAATGGCGGGCATGACTCCAGAACAGGACACGACCCAGGAGGAATCCGTTTCCCAGCCATGGGTAGCGAGGAGCCAGTCCGATACAGCCCGAAAGACCCCCGAGGGAGCCTGTACGTAGCCGTACACTCCGTGAAGAGCCCTCCGTTGGATGGCCTTGACGACCTCCTGCGGGGAAAGAAAATCCATATCCGCCACCCACATGGGCAGGGCATCTCCGGGAACAGGACCGAAACGTCCTTCCATCCCGTCCCATTTGAGGCTGTCGGTCTCCCTCCTTTCTATGACACCATCGAACGCAGGGCCATTCAAACCGATCACACCATCCGTCACCGCTCGAACCTCCCCTAGGTCTTCCCAGTCTTGGAAAGAAGATTTTCGAACCCACGGCCGGCCTTCGTCCTTATAATTCGATCGCTCCAAAAGAGGACCGCTGGCACCGAGGTCTAACCAATAATACAACAGGAGTCACTGTTAGTTCCCTTCTCTCGAAAGACGCGAAAGGGGGTTAAAATAGAGTTGTGACAGGGCACACGAAAAAGACCATCGGGGGTGGATTAAATGAAAAAGGCGATTATTTTCCTGTTCCTGGCAGTGCTGGTCAGTCTGCCTGTTCTTTCGGACCGGGCGGAGGCCGCCAGGAGTTTCGAAGAACTGGTGGAGTTGTACGCGAGCAGGGACGCAGCCCGTCCGGAGGCTGTAGCCCTGAGATCAACGCTTCTCGAACAAGCCTGGGATTCCGAGAACTTAGATCTGCTGGGCTCCATAAAGGACCCGGATCTGCCGCCAAAACAAAGGGCCGCCAACGGCCTTAAGCTGATCGGAATGCTGTTCCCCGGCGGCGACCCGGCCCGCTGGGATAGCGTCACGGGTTTCTGGCCCCGGCCATTGATGCCGAAACCCCTCGCGGCTTTTGACGCGATATACTTTACCGTCATGGCCCTGCTGGAGTTAGATGAGCCCGGCGTTCCCTGGATAGCCCAAGACCTTCTACAAGACCTCAGAAGCTCATCTAGGGCAGCGTTTATTGCCCTGAGGACGGCCCCGGAAGAATACCTATGGGTGGTGGAAAAGCTGGAAGAGGGCACGAGAATGCCGCCTTCGGGAGGGTGGCCAAAGGCCAAGATCCTGGGGAGGCTCCCCTTCGCCCATCCCGTAAGGTCAGCGGTCACCGAAACATGGGCGCGGTCGCGGGATATGCAGTTTCTCAACTCGGTCGGACAACCCGCCCCGGGAGGACCCTATGCGTGGGACCGTGACCGGGGGAGAATCTACTGGGTTATCGAGCCCAGGGACGACTACCTCTGGTGGATATTTGGAAATTGACAGCGAACAATCCCAAGAATACTCCGCCGGATACCGCCTTGTGGTAGGCTGCGAAAATTAGAAAATTTTCCCGGAGAAAAACCACGTTAAGGCGTCAAAAAAATCACGAAAGTCACTAAAAAGTTGCAGATACAACAATTTTGATCTATAATTCCCAAGTTTGGATCGATCGCAACGGAGGTGCGTCTTGGAATACAACAGGGAAAGCATGATGGCCAACGAGCCCATCGGGGGTTTGATTTGGAAACTCTCCCTTCCGGCCATGGTGGCCATGTTCGTAAACGGCCTGTACAACGTGGTTGACACTATTTATATAGGCCATGGAGTTGGTTCGATGGGGATCGCGGGGCTATCGGTGGCCTTCCCCATCCAGATGATGATCGGCGGCATCGGTCTCATGCTGGGCGTAGGGACAGCTTCCATCATCTCCCGGAGCTTCGGGGCCAGAGATTACGAAAAAGCCCATCGGGCTTTCGGCAATAACCTGTTGGGGATACTTTTTTTCGGCTTTCTCCTGGTTTTTTTAGGTAGTGCTTTTCTCAGGCCCATTCTTCGCCTCTTCGGCGCGTCGGAGGAAATAATGCCCTACGCGGCGGAGTATATGGGGGTAATATTCATCGGCAGCCCGCTCACGCTCTTCACCATGTCGATGAACAATATCATACGATCCGAGGGCGCGGCCCGCACAGCCATGGGGTCCATGCTGGTCGGCGCCATCGCGAACATCATCCTGGACCCAATCTTCATCTTCACCTTAGGATTGGGCATCCGCGGAGCGGCCGTGGCGACGGTCCTCTCCAGGGTCTTCGTCATCGTCTGGGTCACCTGGTTCTACCGCTCCGGCAGAAGTTTTATCTCGATAAGGGCGAGGCACCTAGCTCCCCGCCTTGGAATCCTGAAGGAGATCATCATCGTCGGTTTCCCCACCTTCTTGCAGAGGGTTTCGTCCAGCTTCGTCTATGGCTGGATCAACCAACTGCTGGGGGCCTATGGGGGGAATATCGCTGTCGCGGTTTTCGGGATCAACAACAGGGTGATCATGTATTCGGCCATGCCCGCCATGGGGATCGCCCAGGGAATGCTGCCCATCACGGGCTTCAACTACGGGGCCAGGAAATACGGCAGGGCCCTGGAGGCCGTAAAGACCTCCAATTTCATGGCCCTGGCCCTTTGTTCGGCGATAACAACGGCGCTTTTGATCTTCCCGGGCCCGACATTGAAGATCTTCACCTCCGACAGGGCTCTCCTCGAAGCGGGGATCCCCGCGATGAGGCTCATGGTGGCCGGAACATTTTCCGTAGGTTACAACAGGGTGGGCGGCAGCTTCTTCCAGGCCCTCGGGAAAGCCCTTCCGGCCTTCCTGGTCAACTCGGCCCGACCGATCCTGTTTTTCCTTCCCCTTCTTGCGATCATGCCTCGCTTGATGGGGATCACCGGGATCTGGCTCTCCTTTTCGGTGGCGGACATCCTCTCCTTTATCCTCACCGTTTTCCTGCTGCTGCCCGCGACGAAAGACCTTAGGTCGCTGGACCTTGCGACGGAGGGAGCCCGGTAGATCATGGAAGGGTCCCTGAGCAAGTCGATATCCATAATCCACAGGAACCTCTGCTCGCACATGGACAGGCTTTTCCGCGACAGCGATATCGGCCATGGCCCTAGGCGCTTCCTGGTGGAAATAGCCCTTTTCCCGGGGCTCACCCAGGAAGAGGTGAGCGAGAAGTTACT encodes:
- a CDS encoding pyridoxal phosphate-dependent aminotransferase; the protein is MTDGVIGLNGPAFDGVIERRETDSLKWDGMEGRFGPVPGDALPMWVADMDFLSPQEVVKAIQRRALHGVYGYVQAPSGVFRAVSDWLLATHGWETDSSWVVSCSGVMPAIGAAIRAFSDPGDGVVIQPPVYPPFFRIVRDNGREVVENPLINEEGYYRMNLEGLENLLKDRKNRILLLCSPHNPVGRVWTREELERVCRLCQETETLLVSDEIHADLVFEPSVHVPAATVAPDLADRVITCISPSKTFNIPGLQTAYTIINDGALREGFQASLRATGIGAHNIFGLVAAETAYRHGDHWLKSALRYMRENIGRAIAFFQREMPWVKVHAPEGTYLLWLDMSASGLAPEAVTERLICKGRVVLDPGYWFGTQGSGWQRLNIACPRSLLEEGLRRIRDSF
- a CDS encoding MATE family efflux transporter, which codes for MEYNRESMMANEPIGGLIWKLSLPAMVAMFVNGLYNVVDTIYIGHGVGSMGIAGLSVAFPIQMMIGGIGLMLGVGTASIISRSFGARDYEKAHRAFGNNLLGILFFGFLLVFLGSAFLRPILRLFGASEEIMPYAAEYMGVIFIGSPLTLFTMSMNNIIRSEGAARTAMGSMLVGAIANIILDPIFIFTLGLGIRGAAVATVLSRVFVIVWVTWFYRSGRSFISIRARHLAPRLGILKEIIIVGFPTFLQRVSSSFVYGWINQLLGAYGGNIAVAVFGINNRVIMYSAMPAMGIAQGMLPITGFNYGARKYGRALEAVKTSNFMALALCSAITTALLIFPGPTLKIFTSDRALLEAGIPAMRLMVAGTFSVGYNRVGGSFFQALGKALPAFLVNSARPILFFLPLLAIMPRLMGITGIWLSFSVADILSFILTVFLLLPATKDLRSLDLATEGAR